Sequence from the Malaciobacter pacificus genome:
ACTTGGCGTTAAATCTGATACTCAAATTGAAAAAGAAGAGTTATTACATGATACATTAAGTGATGCAGAAAACATGGATTTATCAACTGTTAATATTGATGGATCTAAAGTTAGACACTCTTTATCTTTACAGTTTAGTGCTGTTGTAATAATAGTTCCTGAAGATAAAAGAGATGAAGCTATCCAAGCGGCACATAGTGCAGGTGCTAGTGGAGTTACTGTTTTAAATGCACATGGTATTGGACTTGAAGGTATTGCAAATTTCTATAGAACATCATTTGAAGCAACAGATGTAATGCTTTTATTTTTATTGCCACAACATATGGTAAATGATGTAATAAAATCAATTATCCATTCACTTCATATTACAACAACAGGAAAAGGTATTGCATTTGCCTTTCCTCTGTCTCATATGAAAGGAATATCTTTAACAAAAGAGGATATATTCAAAGATAAAGCATATGAAGTAGATATAAATAAAAAATCGGAAAATAATCTTGCACAAAATTCAAAATCTTAATGAAATAAATAAAATTATTAATACAGGCGAGCCTGTATTAATATATTTTAGTGGTGAAAACTGTTCTGTTTGTAAGGTTTTAAAACCTAAAATTGAGCAAGAAGTATCTGCTAATTTTCCTAAATTTAGAATATATGAAGTTCAAACGGACATACATAAAGAACTTGTCAGCCAATTTACTGTATTTTCTATTCCTACAACAATTATTTATTTTGATAAGAAAGAGTTTAAAAGATATGGAAGAAACATGAGTATTCATATTTTTTTAGAAGATATAAGAAGACCATATAATTTGATGTGTGAGTAGTATGAAAAGAACGTTATTAATATTTTTAATTGTATTTATTGTTATGCAATTTATTCAAACAGATAAAACTTTACCAAGTGTTGATAAAAATTTAGAGATAAAAGCTAATGAAGAAATCATGACTATCTTTAAAAATGCATGTTACGATTGTCATTCAAATGAAGTAAAATGGCCTTGGTACTCTAATATTGCACCATTTTCATGGGTAATATCTAATCATGTTAATGAGGGGAGAAAAGCACTTAATTTCTCAACATGGGAAAATTATAGTGAAGAAGAAAAACAAAAAGAGTTAAAAGCAATTTATAGAACAGTTTATGGTTCTATGCCACTTATAAGTTATATTTGGCTTCATAAAGAGGGTGATTTAACAAAAGAGCAAAGGCAATTAGTTAGAGATTGGACGGGAGTTAGAAAGAAAAAGTGAGAGAAGAAGTAGCAGAGCTTTTAGCTGATAAAAAAAACTTACTTACAATTACATACTTTGAGCTTCAAAAATTGTTTGAAAAAAAATATGGTCCTAATACTGTAGTTTTGATGGAGATAGGAACATTTTTTGAAGTTTATGAAGTAAACAATGAAGAAGAACAAATAGGTAAAGCAAAAGAGATTGCAGAACTTTTAAATATTCAACTAACTAGAAAAAATAAAACTATTTTGGAAAACTCAAAAGAGAATCCAATTATGGCTGGAGTTCCTGCAATCTCTTTTGAAAAGCACCTTGCTAGAATTATTGGTGAGCAAAAATATACAATCGCAATTATTAGACAAAAAGGTGTTCCACCTAATGTTACTAGATATTTAGATACTGTAGTAAGTCCTGGTACTAACTTTGACTTTGTAGTTGACCAAGATGAGAATAATATTACTTCTCTTTTAGTTGATCAAGTAAAAGGAATATATTTAGTTGGTTATAGTGCTATTGATGTAACAACTGGTAAATGTTACTATAATGAAGTACATGGAACAAGTGAAGATAAGTTCTTTGCTCTTGATGAAGTATTTAATTATATGAATATGCATAAAACAAATGAGGTTGTAATTACATTTGCAGATAATAATATTAATCAAAAAGAGGTGATTGATTATCTAGAACTAAAGCTAAAAACATTTCATATAGGTTCTTTTAGACCAAAGATAAATTACCAAAATGAACTATTTAAAA
This genomic interval carries:
- a CDS encoding heme-binding domain-containing protein, producing the protein MKRTLLIFLIVFIVMQFIQTDKTLPSVDKNLEIKANEEIMTIFKNACYDCHSNEVKWPWYSNIAPFSWVISNHVNEGRKALNFSTWENYSEEEKQKELKAIYRTVYGSMPLISYIWLHKEGDLTKEQRQLVRDWTGVRKKK
- a CDS encoding thioredoxin family protein — translated: MHKIQNLNEINKIINTGEPVLIYFSGENCSVCKVLKPKIEQEVSANFPKFRIYEVQTDIHKELVSQFTVFSIPTTIIYFDKKEFKRYGRNMSIHIFLEDIRRPYNLMCE